A window of Colletes latitarsis isolate SP2378_abdomen chromosome 11, iyColLati1, whole genome shotgun sequence genomic DNA:
GCAAAGCAACGCAGGGAGCTGCTAATAGAGTGGTGGGGATACGGCAGGGATAACGAAAATATGTAGATGTCCTTGCAGTTCGTTAGTTCGAAGGTAAAACAGAACCGTTGATTGGCCAGATATCTCTCCCCTCTGTTTGCGCGGTTCACGATTTCAATGAAGTTTCCTACAACACACgtgttaaattataaataaatcttcCTGACAGATAAATTTAATGCTTGATTTATTAATGGCCTTTTAATTATCGAAAGAATTAAATTCTTCGCTTGTTTAATACATCTTATATAATGTATTTAATTCAGTACAATTACGTATATAGAATCACATAATTATTCTGTACATAATACGTTACATCGAGATGTCGAACAACAATTTATTAATCAAATAATCTTGTATTAATTTGAATATTTCCTTTGACGTTGCTTCATATTCGTGGAAGTTGTAATTTTTCGTATCGTTAGATATTTTATACCCAATTGTACACTTtatgaataattaattaataaatttgtattataaCAACGTGGCAACAGTCGTTTCAAGTTCTTTAGTGCCCTCTAGCTGTTCTTCGTTCTTAAATGTGACATGTACATTGATGCACATGTAATATGCAGCTGTGCTGTTGCAAACTGTTGTGACAGATCGTAGGGTTAAGTTACGATTTTATTGTAAATAAaggtttttcttatttattcCAAAACAGGAATTGTATCAAAAGATGGAAAATGATAGCCCTGTAATATACGGACTTGAATTTCAAGTATGCAATTAAACGTGACAAATGTTACAACTATTATATGTTTTTAAAGTTATTTACTAGAAATTGAAGTTACATTAATGAATATAATATTTACTAACATAAGAGAATTCGTTTCTATAAAATGTTGTGAACATTgtaatttataacaaaaaattgcCAAATCTATTAACAATAGTAACattattatttgtaatattatagACAAGAGCATTGTCTGCTCAAACAGCAGAAACAGACATTGTTAGGTTTTTGGTGGGAACACAGTCATTAAAGTTTAATAATAATCAAGTTCATTTGGTGGAACTTAATGAAGAAACAGGTAGTTTAAAGACTCAAGTATTTCACCATCCAATTGGGGAAATTTGGTCTTTACAAGCATCACCCACAGATCCCAATGTGTTTATAACATGTTATAATAGTTTAAGCGGTAATTGTgactgaaattatttttattaaaaaagtaaTGCAAAGGATAACAGAACAGAAGAATCAAATATATGTCGCATTTTCATTTAGATGATGGTAGTTGCCAAATGAAAGGAGCTATTTGGAAACTACCAGAATTAAAGGAATATACAAATGATGTTGAAGATCTCAAAAAAATAGCAGATATCAATACAATACCATATGGTTCAGATCTCAAAACTATCGCTTATCATACCATTGATTCAACAAAAGTTGTTTCAGTTGTAGACAATAAATTCATATTATGGGATATAGCTAATAGCGAACCACAGGTAATAATAGTTCTTAATTTACTATTAAGCAAATTTATTTATCTTCTATCTTTTATACTGTTTAGGCTACAACTATTGGTACTTTAGCTAGTAAAGGTCAACCACGTTTTACAAATGGAAAATGGAATCCTCACAATGGTTGCAATCAATTTGTCACACTAAATGAAAATAATGTTCGTG
This region includes:
- the LOC143348622 gene encoding EARP and GARP complex-interacting protein 1 — encoded protein: MENDSPVIYGLEFQTRALSAQTAETDIVRFLVGTQSLKFNNNQVHLVELNEETGSLKTQVFHHPIGEIWSLQASPTDPNVFITCYNSLSDDGSCQMKGAIWKLPELKEYTNDVEDLKKIADINTIPYGSDLKTIAYHTIDSTKVVSVVDNKFILWDIANSEPQATTIGTLASKGQPRFTNGKWNPHNGCNQFVTLNENNVRGWDFRNPSEPSWTILSAHSQIIRDLDFNANRQYFLSTCGDDGYMKFWDIRSPTEPVLSRIEHSHWVWSIRINRFHDQLILTSSSDSRVILSSIASISSESFGHTVTPEDDSTQNDYSCKIYKLHDGVVCRYEEHEDSVYAVEWSSADPWTFASLSYDGRLVLNKVPRKYKYQILL